A genomic window from Solanum stenotomum isolate F172 chromosome 10, ASM1918654v1, whole genome shotgun sequence includes:
- the LOC125878418 gene encoding deoxyribodipyrimidine photo-lyase: MANAIPVVQSGRIRVVKQGSGPLVGPVVYWMFRDQRIRDNWALIHAVDEANKANVPVAIAFNLFDQFLGAKARQLGFMLRGLEKLQGNLQSTLQIPFFLFQGEAIDTIPNFLKECGASLLVTDFSPLRDVRSWKEKICERVDESVTVHEVDAHNIVPLWVASAKLEYSARTLRGKINKLLPEYLIELPAIEPPKIKWSSSNPPIDWPKIIADVVRKGAEVPELEWCEPGEDAAFEVLMGSKKGFLTTRLKTYSTDRNNPLKPQALSGLSPYLHFGQISAQRCALEANKVRKNYTQAVDTFLEEMIVRRELSDNFCYYQPQYDSLLGAWEWARKTLMEHASDKREHIYTREQLEKAQTADPLWNASQLEMVHYGKMHGFMRMYWAKKILEWTSGPEEALAITIYLNDKYHIDGRDPSGYVGCMWSICGVHDQGWRERPVFGKIRYMNYAGCKRKFNVEGYISYVKRLVGESKKRKAEVILDKKAKELRN; encoded by the exons ATGGCTAACGCAATTCCAGTTGTTCAGTCGGGTCGGATCCGGGTTGTGAAGCAAGGATCAGGACCGTTGGTTGGACCGGTGGTGTATTGGATGTTTAGAGATCAACGGATAAGAGATAACTGGGCGTTAATCCACGCCGTTGATGAAGCTAACAAGGCAAATGTACCTGTAGCTATTGCTTTCAATTTGTTCGATCAGTTTTTAGGTGCTAAAGCTAGACAGTTAGGGTTTATGCTTAGAGGCCTTGAGAAGCTTCAGGGGAACCTCCAAAGTACTCTTCAAATTCCGTTTTTTCTATTTCAG GGAGAAGCTATAGACACAATTCCCAACTTTCTTAAAGAATGTGGAGCTTCTCTTCTGGTAACGGATTTCTCACCGTTGAGGGATGTTAGGAGTTGGAAAGAAAAAATTTGTGAGAGGGTGGATGAATCAGTGACAGTACATGAGGTTGATGCACACAATATTGTTCCTCTTTGGGTGGCATCAGCTAAATTAGAATACAGTGCTAGAACGCTACGGGGTAAAATAAATAAGCTGCTTCCTGAGTATCTGATTGAATTGCCTGCAATAGAGCCTCCTAAGATAAAGTGGTCTTCTTCAAACCCTCCGATAGATTGGCCAAAAATAATTGCAGATGTTGTAAG GAAAGGAGCAGAAGTTCCTGAACTTGAATGGTGTGAACCAGGTGAAGACGCTGCATTCGAAGTGTTAATGGGAAGTAAAAAAGGGTTCCTGACTACCAGGTTGAAGACTTATTCAACGGACCGGAACAACCCTCTGAAACCCCAAGCACTTTCTGGTCTCTCTCCTTATTTGCACTTTGGGCAGATATCTGCACAGAGATGTGCTTTAGAAGCAAACAAAGTTCGGAAAAATTATACTCAG GCAGTTGACACATTTCTGGAGGAAATGATTGTGCGCAGAGAGCTTTCTGATAACTTCTGCTATTACCAGCCTCAATATGATTCATTATTGGGTGCATGGGAATGGGCGCGTAAAACCTTAATGGAACATGCATCTGATAAACGAGAACATATATACAC GCGAGAGCAATTGGAGAAGGCGCAAACTGCAGACCCT CTGTGGAATGCTTCTCAATTAGAGATGGTTCATTATGGGAAAATGCATGGTTTTATGAG GATGTATTGGGCTAAAAAGATACTGGAATGGACAAGTGGACCAGAAGAAGCTCTGGCTATCACAATATATTTAAATGATAAG TATCATATAGATGGAAGAGATCCTAGTGGTTATGTTGGATGCATGTGGTCAATATGTGGCGTACACGACCAG GGTTGGCGAGAACGCCCGGTATTTGGGAAAATCAGGTACATGAACTACGCAGGTTGCAAGAGGAAGTTTAACGTGGAGGGATATATTTCATACGTTAAGAGGCTAGTAGGTGaaagcaagaaaagaaaagcaGAAGTAATTTTGGACAAAAAGGCAAAAGAATTGCGTAATTAG
- the LOC125878403 gene encoding uncharacterized protein LOC125878403, which yields MASAPNTTTALATVESTVGVGVGVGGGSADELNAKAVHKRYEGLVMVRTKAVKGKGAWYWAHLEPILVQNSDTGLPKAVKLRCSLCDAVFSASNPSRTASEHLKRGTCPNFNSVAKPISSVPPSPSTTVALSPVSPTPSHQQQQQNHRKRSSSGGGGGVRGGSSSCGGNGGVGGSVTTSYQVPPLAIVDPTRFAVELAYSPGVSMATSIVTAAGTGGSTPGSGGGGAVYGQQHLMLSGGKEDLGALAMLEDSVKKLKSPKASPGPTLSKSQIDSALDYLADWVYECCGSVSFSSLEHPKFKAFLNQVGLPPLSRRDFAGSRLDAKYEEVKVESEAKIRDAMFFQVASDGWKSKNYGHVGEENLVNLSVNLPNGTSVFRRAVFTSGYVHSKYAEEIFMETISEICGNNLHQCVGIVADKFKAKALRNLEDQHHWMVNVSCQYEAFNSLVKDFGKELPLFKNVTENCLKLANFVNNKSQVRNSFHKYQLQEYGHAGLLRVPLRGYERSDFGPVYTLVEDILSSARALQLVLLDESYKILSMEEQIARDLEEMMRSPHFWNELEAVHSLVKLIKSMAQDIQTEKPRVGQCLPLWEELRVKVKDWCSKFHVAEGPVEKVIERRFNKNYHPAWAAAFILDPLYLIRDTSGKYLPPFKCLTPEQEKDVDKLITRLVSRDEAHIALMELMKWRTEGLDPVYAQAVQLKQRDPSTGKMKIANPQSSRLVWETHLTEFKSLGKVAVRLIFLRASSCGFKCNWSVLKWVNAHSHSRVGMDKAQKLIFIAAHSKLQRRDCSSDEDKDAELFSLANSEDDVLNEVFVDTSSV from the coding sequence ATGGCGTCTGCTCCAAATACAACTACTGCTTTAGCTACTGTGGAATCGACCGTCGGCGTTGGCGTTGGCGTTGGCGGCGGCTCAGCTGATGAACTTAATGCTAAGGCAGTGCATAAGAGATATGAAGGGTTGGTGATGGTACGGACTAAAGCTGTAAAAGGGAAAGGGGCTTGGTATTGGGCTCACCTTGAGCCGATTTTGGTTCAGAATTCTGATACTGGACTTCCTAAAGCCGTCAAGCTTCGTTGTTCTTTATGCGACGCTGTTTTCTCTGCTTCAAACCCTTCACGAACTGCTTCTGAACATCTCAAAAGAGGGACTTGTCCCAATTTCAATTCTGTTGCAAAACCCATTTCGTCAGTGCCGCCTTCTCCGTCAACTACCGTCGCCTTGTCGCCGGTGTCTCCTACTCCATCACatcagcagcagcagcagaatCATCGTAAACGGAGCTCTTCCGGTGGTGGGGGTGGGGTACGTGGGGGGAGTTCAAGTTGTGGCGGTAATGGTGGGGTTGGGGGGAGTGTGACGACGTCGTATCAAGTTCCACCTTTAGCTATTGTTGATCCAACAAGATTTGCAGTAGAGTTAGCCTATTCCCCTGGTGTTTCAATGGCTACCTCAATTGTCACTGCCGCCGGTACTGGTGGCAGTACGCCGGGaagtggtggtggtggtgctGTGTATGGGCAGCAGCATTTGATGTTGTCAGGTGGTAAAGAGGATTTAGGAGCTTTAGCTATGTTGGAAGATAGTGTGAAGAAGCTAAAAAGTCCTAAAGCATCGCCTGGTCCAACATTAAGCAAATCCCAAATTGATTCTGCACTTGATTATCTTGCTGATTGGGTGTATGAATGTTGTGGGTCGGTCTCGTTTTCGAGTCTTGAGCATCCAAAGTTTAAAGCTTTCTTAAACCAAGTTGGTTTGCCACCATTGTCAAGGAGGGATTTTGCTGGTTCAAGGCTTGATGCTAAGTACGAGGAAGTAAAGGTTGAATCGGAGGCGAAAATTCGAGATGCTATGTTCTTTCAGGTTGCATCCGATGGTTGGAAGTCAAAGAATTATGGGCACGTTGGTGAAGAAAATTTGGTTAATTTGTCTGTGAATCTTCCCAATGGGACCAGTGTGTTCAGAAGAGCAGTGTTCACTAGTGGATACGTGCATTCGAAATACGCAGAGGAGATTTTTATGGAGACCATTTCTGAAATATGTGGGAACAATTTGCACCAATGTGTAGGTATAGTTGCAGACAAGTTTAAGGCCAAGGCTTTGAGGAACTTAGAGGATCAGCATCATTGGATGGTTAATGTTTCTTGTCAGTATGAAGCGTTTAATAGTTTGGTTAAGGATTTTGGTAAGGAGCTTCCTTTGTTCAAGAATGTAACTGAGAATTGCTTAAAGCTTGCGAATTTCGTTAATAATAAGTCTCAAGTTCGAAATAGTTTTCACAAATATCAGTTGCAGGAGTATGGGCATGCTGGTTTACTAAGAGTACCGTTGCGTGGTTATGAAAGATCAGATTTTGGACCTGTGTACACGTTGGTGGAGGATATTCTTAGCTCAGCACGAGCACTTCAATTAGTATTGTTGGATGAATCCTATAAGATATTGTCTATGGAAGAGCAAATTGCTAGGGATCTCGAAGAGATGATGAGGAGCCCACATTTTTGGAATGAACTGGAAGCAGTGCATTCACTGGTAAAACTGATTAAGTCAATGGCACAGGATATCCAAACAGAGAAGCCGCGTGTAGGGCAGTGCCTTCCTCTTTGGGAGGAGCTTAGGGTGAAAGTGAAGGATTGGTGCTCAAAGTTTCACGTTGCAGAAGGACCTGTAGAGAAAGTAATTGAAAGGAGATTCAACAAGAATTATCATCCTGCCTGGGCTGCCGCATTTATACTTGACCCTCTCTATCTGATTAGAGACACTAGTGGCAAGTACTTGCCTCCGTTTAAATGTTTGACACCGGAGCAAGAGAAAGACGTGGACAAGCTCATTACCCGGCTTGTGTCTAGGGATGAAGCTCACATTGCATTAATGGAGCTTATGAAATGGAGAACTGAAGGACTTGATCCTGTGTATGCTCAAGCTGTACAATTGAAGCAAAGGGATCCCAGCACCGGAAAGATGAAGATTGCAAATCCGCAAAGTAGTAGACTTGTGTGGGAAACTCACCTCACTGAATTTAAGTCACTTGGCAAAGTGGCAGTTAGGCTAATCTTCCTTCGTGCAAGTTCATGCGGTTTTAAGTGCAACTGGTCTGTCTTGAAATGGGTGAATGCCCATTCTCATTCAAGAGTGGGAATGGACAAGGCTCAGAAATTGATATTTATCGCCGCTCACTCAAAGCTTCAGAGGAGGGATTGTTCTAGTGATGAAGATAAAGATGCTGAGCTCTTTTCCCTGGCAAACAGTGAGGATGATGTGCTAAATGAGGTTTTTGTTGATACATCCTCTGTGTAG
- the LOC125878424 gene encoding methylsterol monooxygenase 1-1, protein MLPFKTLQEAESAIGRSLTTAETIWFNYSANKSDYYLYCHNILFLFLIFSCVPLYYLFLEIFFRKLIQSYKIQPKVNLSLSDVFRCYKVVMRMFILVVGPLQLVSYPSVKMIGIRTSLPLPSLWVILLQLGTYFIVEDYTNYWIHRFLHCKWGYEKIHKVHHEYTAPIGFAAPYAHWLEILILGIPSFLGPAIAPGHMITFWLWIAFRQIEAIETHSGYDLPWSITKYIPFYGGADYHDYHHYVGGQSQSNFASVFTYCDYIYGTDKGYRYQKKVLQQLKGASNSNGEQNGGSATFAKDCKDD, encoded by the exons ATGTTGCCCTTTAAAACTCTCCAAGAGGCAGAATCCGCCATTGGAAGATCTCTTACTACTGCAGAAACCATCTGGTTTAACTACTCTGCTAATAAATCTGATTACTATCTTTACTGTCACAATATCCTTTTTCTATTCCTTATCTTCTCTTGTGTCCCTCTTTATTATCTTTTCCTTGAAATTTTCTTCAGAAAATTAATCCAGTCATACAAAATTCAACCAAAGGTCAATCTTTCTTTATCTGATGTGTTTAGGTGTTATAAGGTTGTTATGCGCATGTTCATCCTTGTTGTTGGTCCTCTTCAACTTGTTTCTTACCCCTCTGTAAAG ATGATTGGGATTAGAACAAGTTTGCCCTTGCCGTCGTTATGGGTAATTCTGTTGCAGTTGGGAACATACTTTATAGTGGAGGACTATACTAACTATTGGATCCATAGGTTCTTGCATTGTAAATGGGGTTATGAAAAGATTCACAAGGTTCATCATGAGTACACAGCTCCAATAGGCTTTGCTGCGCCGTATGCACACTGGTTAGAAATCTTGATCCTTGGGATCCCCTCGTTTCTTGGGCCCGCTATTGCGCCAGGTCATATGATTACATTCTGGTTGTGGATTGCATTCAGACAGATTGAGGCTATTGAGACTCACAGTGG GTATGATCTTCCTTGGAGTATCACCAAGTATATACCTTTTTACGGTGGAGCAGATTACCATGACTACCATCACTATGTTGGGGGCCAAAGCCAGAGCAATTTTGCTTCAGTTTTCACCTACTGTGATTACATATATGGAACTGATAAG GGCTATCGCTATCAAAAGAAGGTCCTCCAGCAG TTAAAGGGAGCTTCAAATTCCAATGGTGAGCAAAATGGAGGTTCAGCGACATTTGCAAAAGATTGCAAAGATGATTAA